One Scophthalmus maximus strain ysfricsl-2021 chromosome 1, ASM2237912v1, whole genome shotgun sequence genomic region harbors:
- the si:ch211-261d7.6 gene encoding zinc finger protein 569 isoform X3 produces MDGASAAVITGDEAENNPLRGRGASEHSVGPSAEDTSNDTKQCSIECKDCGLKFTHWEVFKTHLHQHSLEEEEVEEEEEEEEDAQTGDKTYPAAELLPEREDQGEKGDDDMDGAADWCDTSSPSQTEPLDFTQSARVAAIKQKLRKVYACLICGKVYTYLVSFQKHQEQHGTKSSTAKSQSIQNLHKYECPYCGMSFIRRTRLIGHLRVHLSHRPSKAKLPRCDQCNKDFTSIKSWMIHADRHREKPFWCLSCAKGFVDEASLDKHLQSHSLRQHKCDLCSKSFQMSSQLMNHYNSHTGAKPYQCSLCGKNFSHSGNIITHQKKHVRVFVGSSGRPLGIKNALTLKKRVKKKNKAALTSVTEEELLEKKDRVQGNENPSEHNELGDRVNSDDSDCGEPLHNLSGSAGSDLPDQSKSETVPTQARQERDESESRETNGHRDHKYWEWECFECDMGFDDVAKLHLHYIKHATGELPFPQADTEC; encoded by the exons ATGGACGGAGCTTCTGCCGCGGTGATCACAGGGGACGAGGCTGAAAACAACCCCCTCAGAGGGCGCGGGGCATCGGAACACAGCGTCGGTCCATCGGCTGAGGATACGTCCAATGACA CCAAGCAGTGCAGCATTGAGTGTAAGGATTGTGGACTGAAGTTTACCCACTGGGAAGTGTTCAAGACTCATCTGCACCAGCACTCGCtcgaagaagaggaagtggaggaggaggaggaggaagaagaagacgctCAGACAGGAGACAAGACGTATCCTGCAGCAGAGCTTCTCCCTGAGAGAGAGGACCAGGGTGAAAAAGGAGATGACGACATGGATGGTGCTGCCGATTGGTGCGACACCAGCAGTCCATCGCAAACAGAACCCTTGGATTTTACTCAAAGTGCCAGAGTTGCCGCAATTAAGCAGAAGCTGCGGAAAGTTTACGCTTGTTTGATCTGTGGGAAGGTTTACACGTACCTGGTGTCATTCCAAAAACACCAAGAGCAACATGGCACAAAGTCCTCTACGGCAAAGAGTCAGAGCATCCAGAATTTGCATAAATACGAGTGCCCGTACTGTGGGATGTCGTTCATCAGGCGGACGCGGCTGATTGGTCACCTGAGAGTGCACTTGTCGCACAGACCTTCCAAAGCCAAACTTCCCAGATGTGATCAGTGTAACAAGGACTTCACCTCCATAAAGTCATGGATGATTCACGCCGATCGCCACCGAGAGAAACCGTTTTGGTGTTTAAGTTGTGCCAAAGGCTTCGTGGATGAAGCGTCACTGGATAAACACCTGCAGAGTCACAGTCTGCGGCAGCACAAGTGTGACCTCTGCAGCAAGAGTTTCCAAATGTCCTCGCAGCTTATGAATCACTACAACTCCCACACAGGAGCGAAGCCCTACCAGTGCTCATTGTGTGGGAAGAACTTTTCCCACTCTGGAAATATAATTACACATCAGAAGAAGCACGTCAGAGTGTTTGTTGGGTCCAGTGGGCGGCCACTGGGGATCAAGAATGCGCTAACCTTAAAGAAgcgagtgaagaagaagaataaagctGCTCTCACGAGTGTCACAGAGGAAGAGCTGctggaaaagaaagacagagtgCAGGGAAATGAAAATCCAAGTGAGCACAACGAGTTGGGGGACCGTGTGAACTCTGACGACTCAGATTGCGGAGAGCCTTTACATAACTTATCTGGCTCGGCCGGATCTGATCTCCCCGATCAGTCCAAATCAGAAACTGTGCCAACACAAGCGAGACAGGAGCGGGATGAGAGCGAGTCGCGGGAAACAAATGGGCACAGAGATCACAAGTACTGGGAGTGGGAGTGTTTTGAATGTGATATGGGCTTCGATGATGTTGCGAAGCTGCATTTGCATTATATAAAACATGCTACCGGGGAGCTCCCTTTCCCACAAGCTGATACTGAGTGCTGA
- the si:ch211-261d7.6 gene encoding zinc finger protein 850 isoform X1, with the protein MDGASAAVITGDEAENNPLRGRGASEHSVGPSAEDTSNDRVGVFCCQDCGEAFREEAAYSEHRHQHLQGLDGLHDSEKDNEAANSCTICSLSFAEQSEFHLHMEKNHGQNSQKKSCVQTNSGLKKQQSYECEDCGKSYVMIGHFLNHQRSHRQASKSLLHDLEHLKKKAFQCESCGRNYSRASALDAHRRCHEEKLVKSRNRNSGESLHHEESIVEAKPQKSQAEDAPEKLFKCTCGKAFAALYRLKAHQRFSHNSQCAPVEVKEKTKQNQESEFNCSECKKSFNGHIALFNHQRWHANHSKDNAKRFPCEECGKEFMTLTFYYRHQRMVHSDETPAKSFLHQVCQLQKKAFECKDCGLKFSRASALHSHQLHHTDVFGETEKEAQMRSSLLPQQKNPESERKETVNWVVNVESERLLLTGVTDEDSQINETDEDMESYEPGDFNVQVISASESEDESFQDPNSDLELLCESDLEVRVDGDTGASPSGLVSKSEMDLKIVQVDFEQPDELIEKEAVNETTQERFDCPECYRWFSRASSLRVHRMWHRVHRKRRQTQGQSAAVCTSDTCGHDGSSCAEHCCHTQHTTQNTSSNVLYQAQGLEKKNLTCSECGKCFSHLSALVSHQLHHPKRKRFQCPDCMMSYLHAASLFNHMKNCSAQKKENISDAKKEYNPKKTLLGPKIYHCEQCGKGFWSLGAYSHHKQNQTECAESRQRKGVGESLTSVNGHPRSSVKVACPVCGRKFRHKGIMALHMRKHENGDHKCELCNRSFRLFSSLLRHQVVHSDQLLPPPIKSFQHQVEQLKKNTYSCPDCGKLFSRAKALQFHMKSHGYETGHTPSSPRSTVMLEDRQCATCLAHFNNKASLRAHQKLCINRENRAVDFKMEPVENNNTLEVHEDSSDVGAQKSAEHFALNTEVKNEMGSGEIKMEEQSGTSDLKYKCDKCDRSFSVVGALNLHKRIHSLGYRSEAKAKVDISVMRKKPKQEEPSKGLFHCSECGRRFMSNSALGSHKRWHKGKKCSRPSLKDDDLKSVSYKTEDGHFQCNNCGKQFFNRCVLQRHQMFNPQCQTKTEPEPDSSKNADCSCSPPENSASSRSTECKDTFVQDLLLAKICEAAGHEGEVLVLVDHVPGKVDVSLSGSEFTSSTPKGKAHRCSLCSMTFAKARGLRAHKWQAHSKSTKGKHKVPLSTHQESKAASGEVRHTEDSSSVSNAAVMSSFLTKANSPVGRGRKKIVSTSPSGKSVVCLDCGKHCSSTDALLDHKKACMEVKQESKPEVETPEATEDSPLGRPLEQSVKCLFKCDKCGKAFQTEEQLGTHKNRAKSRPYCCALCCQGFWAEAQLQQHLAWHDEVRCRLPNEVRYRLSAAITSKPVNPNKSLPSSPLNRPTVKPDGQSQSSHKCQHCGKAFLSPTALQKHETQHCNNDSYHCSICPRTFSEIQDLIDHHQECIGDYKRRGRAPAAVSSGDTNGLTCLECGTTFCHETDLHKHYMEHARVY; encoded by the exons ATGGACGGAGCTTCTGCCGCGGTGATCACAGGGGACGAGGCTGAAAACAACCCCCTCAGAGGGCGCGGGGCATCGGAACACAGCGTCGGTCCATCGGCTGAGGATACGTCCAATGACA GGGTTGGGGTTTTCTGCTGTCAGGACTGTGGAGAAGCCTTCAGAGAGGAGGCCGCCTACTCAGAGCATCGCCATCAGCACCTACAAGGATTGGACGGATTACATGATTCAGAAAAGGACAATGAAGCAGCTAATTCTTGTACTATATGTTCACTCTCCTTTGCTGAACAGAGTGAATTCCACTTGCACATGGAGAAGAACCATGGTCAAAACTCCCAAAAGAAGTCTTGTGTTCAGACAAATTCTGGGTTAAAGAAGCAGCAAAGTTATGAATGTGAAGACTGTGGGAAGAGTTATGTTATGATTGGACACTTTCTGAACCATCAGCGTTCACACAGACAAGCCTCCAAATCACTTTTGCATGACCTcgaacatttgaaaaagaaggCTTTTCAGTGCGAGTCTTGTGGACGGAATTATTCCCGCGCCTCCGCTCTGGATGCACACCGTCGTTGTCACGAGGAAAAGTTAGTCAAGTCACGAAACAGGAATTCAGGAGAATCACTCCACCACGAGGAGTCAATAGTTGAAGCCAAGCCTCAGAAAAGTCAGGCAGAGGATGCTCCTGAAAAACTTTTTAAGTGTACATGCGGCAAAGCCTTTGCTGCTCTGTATCGCCTGAAAGCGCATCAGCGATTCAGCCACAACAGCCAGTGCGCTCCAGtagaagtgaaagaaaaaacaaagcaaaaccaaGAGAGCGAGTTTAACTGTAGTGAGTGTAAAAAGTCTTTCAATGGCCACATCGCCCTCTTCAACCACCAGCGATGGCATGCTAATCACTCAAAAGACAATGCAAAAAGATTTCCATGTGAGGAATGTGGAAAAGAATTTATGACACTAACGTTCTACTACAGGCATCAGCGTATGGTGCACAGTGATGAGACCCCAGCAAAGTCATTTCTTCATCAAGTGTGTCAGCTCCAGAAGAAGGCATTTGAATGTAAGGATTGTGGGCTCAAGTTTTCCAGGGCTTCAGCACTTCACTCCCATCAGCTTCATCACACAGATGTTTTTGGAGAAACTGAGAAGGAGGCCCAAATGCGCTCCTCTCTCCTacctcaacaaaaaaatccagagagtgagagaaaagagactgTGAACTGGGTGGTAAATGTGGAATCGGAGAGGCTGCTTCTTACCGGTGTTACTGATGAAGACTCACAAATAAATGAGACTGATGAAGACATGGAGAGTTATGAGCCTGGGGACTTCAATGTTCAGGTGATAAGTGCAAGTGAATCTGAGGACGAGTCTTTCCAAGACCCCAACTCTGATCTCGAGCTGCTCTGTGAATCTGATCTGGAAGTAAGAGTCGATGGCGACACTGGAGCTTCCCCCAGTGGTCTTGTTTCAAAATCAGAGATGGACTTGAAAATTGTACAAGTTGACTTTGAGCAGCCCGATGAGCTGATAGAGAAGGAGGCTGTGAATGAAACCACACAGGAAAGATTTGATTGTCCAGAGTGTTACCGTTGGTTTTCTCGCGCTTCATCACTGCGCGTTCACAGAATGTGGCATCGCGTTCATAGGAAAAGACGACAAACTCAAGGTCAGTCAGCGGCAGTCTGCACATCTGACACATGCGGCCATGACGGCAGCAGCTGTGCAGAacactgctgtcacacacaacacacgacGCAAAACACCAGCAGTAATGTATTGTACCAGGCACAGGGATTAGAGAAGAAAAACCTGACTTGTAGCGAGTGTGGAAAATGCTTCTCACATTTGTCTGCTTTAGTTTCTCATCAATTGCATCatcccaaaagaaaaagattccaATGTCCAGATTGTATGATGTCTTATTTGCATGCAGCTAGCCTATTTAACCATATGAAAAACTGCTCCGCTCAGAAGAAAGAGAATATTTCAGACGCCAAGAAAGAATACAATCCAAAGAAAACCCTTCTGGGCCCAAAGATTTATCATTGCGAACAGTGTGGGAAGGGTTTTTGGTCTTTGGGAGCTTACTCCCACCACAAGCAAAATCAGACAGAGTGTGCAGAATCAAGGCAGAGAAAGGGTGTCGGAGAATCTTTGACCTCCGTTAATGGACACCCACGCTCTAGCGTTAAGGTTGCATGTCCAGTGTGTGGTAGAAAGTTTCGTCACAAGGGCATTATGGCATTGCACATGCgaaaacatgaaaatggagATCATAAATGTGAACTCTGCAACAGGTCTTTCCGTCTTTTTTCCAGCCTCCTCAGACACCAGGTTGTGCACAGTGACCAGTTACTGCCACCGCCCATTAAATCTTTCCAGCATCAGGTGgagcagttgaaaaaaaacacctacagCTGTCCCGACTGTGGGAAGCTGTTCTCTCGGGCCAAAGCGCTTCAGTTTCATATGAAAAGCCACGGGTACGAGACTGGGCACACCCCATCGTCACCCAGATCCACTGTAATGCTGGAAGATCGGCAGTGTGCCACATGCCTCGcgcatttcaacaacaaggcctCGTTGCGAGCTCATCAAAAACTTTGCATTAATAGAGAGAATCGAGCAGTTGATTTTAAGATGGAACCCGTAGAAAATAACAATACTTTAGAAGTTCACGAGGATAGCTCGGATGTCGGTGCACAGAAAAGCGCTGAACACTTCGCACTTAACACTGAAGTAAAGAATGAAATGGGCAGCGGGGAGATAAAGATGGAAGAGCAGAGTGGGACATCAGATTTGAAATACAAATGCGATAAGTGTGACAGAAGCTTCTCAGTGGTTGGTGCGTTGAATCTTCATAAAAGAATTCATTCTTTGGGTTACAGATCTgaagcaaaagcaaaagtgGACATTTCCGTTATGCGTAAGAAACCGAAACAGGAAGAGCCGAGTAAAGGGCTGTTTCACTGCTCGGAATGTGGGAGGCGGTTCATGTCCAACTCGGCCCTGGGCTCCCACAAACGATGGCACAAAGGGAAGAAATGTTCACGGCCCTCGCTAAAAGATGATGATTTGAAATCCGTTAGCTACAAGACAGAGGACGGACACTTTCAATGCAACAACTGTGGCAAACAGTTCTTTAACCGTTGTGTTCTCCAACGCCACCAGATGTTTAATCCCCAGTGTCAAACCAAAACGGAACCAGAGCCAGATTCAAGCAAAAATGCggactgcagctgcagcccacCGGAAAACTCGGCAAGTTCACGTTCTACTGAATGTAAAGATACCTTTGTGCAAGATTTGCTTCTGGCTAAAATTTGTGAGGCTGCGGGTCATGAAGGAGAAGTACTCGTCCTCGTAGACCACGTCCCAGGAAAAGTTGATGTCAGTCTCAGTGGGAGTGAGTTCACATCATCAACACCGAAGGGGAAAGCTCACAGGTGTTCCCTCTGCTCCATGACCTTTGCTAAAGCAAGAGGTCTGCGTGCACACAAATGGCAGGCCCACTCGAAGAgcacaaaaggaaaacacaaggtTCCTTTGAGCACACATCAGGAGTCCAAAGCTGCGAGCGGTGAAGTGAGACATACAGAGGATTCGTCATCTGTCTCAAACGCCGCAGTGATGAGCAGTTTTCTTACAAAGGCAAATAGCCCTGTTGGCAGGGGAAGGAAGAAAATCGTATCTACCTCCCCATCTGGGAAATCGGTCGTATGTCTCGAttgtgggaaacactgcagttcTACAGACGCACTCCTTGACCACAAGAAAGCATGCATGGAGGTGAAGCAGGAGTCCAAACCGGAGGTCGAGACTCCTGAAGCCACTGAGGACTCGCCGCTCGGCCGTCCGCTGGAGCAGTCGGTCAAATGCCTCTTCAAGTGCGACAAGTGTGGGAAAGCTTTCCAAACAGAGGAACAATTAGGAACCCATAAAAACAGGGCGAAGAGCCGGCCGTATTGTTGTGCTCTGTGCTGCCAGGGCTTTTGGGCCGaggctcagctgcagcagcacctcGCCTGGCACGATGAAGTTCGCTGCCGTCTCCCAAACGAGGTTCGCTACAGGCTTAGCGCTGCCATTACCTCGAAGCCTGTAAATCCCAACAAGTCCCTCCCATCTTCTCCCCTGAACCGACCGACGGTTAAACCAGATGGCCAGTCACAGAGTAGCCATAAGTGCCAACACTGTGGCAAAGCCTTTCTTTCGCCCACCGCGTTACAAAAACACGAAACTCAGCACTGTAACAACGACTCGTATCACTGCTCCATTTGCCCCAGGACCTTCAGTGAAATCCAGGACCTGATCGATCATCACCAGGAATGTATCGGTGATTACAAAAGGCGGGGTAGAGCCCCCGCTGCCGTTTCATCAGGAGATACCAACGGCCTCACTTGCCTTGAATGTGGAACTACTTTTTGTCATGAAACTGATTTGCATAAGCACTACATGGAACATGCGCGAGTGTATTAG
- the si:ch211-261d7.6 gene encoding zinc finger protein 420 isoform X2 codes for MDGASAAVITGDEAENNPLRGRGASEHSVGPSAEDTSNDRVGVFCCQDCGEAFREEAAYSEHRHQHLQGLDGLHDSEKDNEAANSCTICSLSFAEQSEFHLHMEKNHGQNSQKKSCVQTNSGLKKQQSYECEDCGKSYVMIGHFLNHQRSHRQASKSLLHDLEHLKKKAFQCESCGRNYSRASALDAHRRCHEEKLVKSRNRNSGESLHHEESIVEAKPQKSQAEDAPEKLFKCTCGKAFAALYRLKAHQRFSHNSQCAPVEVKEKTKQNQESEFNCSECKKSFNGHIALFNHQRWHANHSKDNAKRFPCEECGKEFMTLTFYYRHQRMVHSDETPAKSFLHQVCQLQKKAFECKDCGLKFSRASALHSHQLHHTDVFGETEKEAQMRSSLLPQQKNPESERKETVNWVVNVESERLLLTGVTDEDSQINETDEDMESYEPGDFNVQVISASESEDESFQDPNSDLELLCESDLEVRVDGDTGASPSGLVSKSEMDLKIVQVDFEQPDELIEKEAVNETTQERFDCPECYRWFSRASSLRVHRMWHRVHRKRRQTQAKQCSIECKDCGLKFTHWEVFKTHLHQHSLEEEEVEEEEEEEEDAQTGDKTYPAAELLPEREDQGEKGDDDMDGAADWCDTSSPSQTEPLDFTQSARVAAIKQKLRKVYACLICGKVYTYLVSFQKHQEQHGTKSSTAKSQSIQNLHKYECPYCGMSFIRRTRLIGHLRVHLSHRPSKAKLPRCDQCNKDFTSIKSWMIHADRHREKPFWCLSCAKGFVDEASLDKHLQSHSLRQHKCDLCSKSFQMSSQLMNHYNSHTGAKPYQCSLCGKNFSHSGNIITHQKKHVRVFVGSSGRPLGIKNALTLKKRVKKKNKAALTSVTEEELLEKKDRVQGNENPSEHNELGDRVNSDDSDCGEPLHNLSGSAGSDLPDQSKSETVPTQARQERDESESRETNGHRDHKYWEWECFECDMGFDDVAKLHLHYIKHATGELPFPQADTEC; via the exons ATGGACGGAGCTTCTGCCGCGGTGATCACAGGGGACGAGGCTGAAAACAACCCCCTCAGAGGGCGCGGGGCATCGGAACACAGCGTCGGTCCATCGGCTGAGGATACGTCCAATGACA GGGTTGGGGTTTTCTGCTGTCAGGACTGTGGAGAAGCCTTCAGAGAGGAGGCCGCCTACTCAGAGCATCGCCATCAGCACCTACAAGGATTGGACGGATTACATGATTCAGAAAAGGACAATGAAGCAGCTAATTCTTGTACTATATGTTCACTCTCCTTTGCTGAACAGAGTGAATTCCACTTGCACATGGAGAAGAACCATGGTCAAAACTCCCAAAAGAAGTCTTGTGTTCAGACAAATTCTGGGTTAAAGAAGCAGCAAAGTTATGAATGTGAAGACTGTGGGAAGAGTTATGTTATGATTGGACACTTTCTGAACCATCAGCGTTCACACAGACAAGCCTCCAAATCACTTTTGCATGACCTcgaacatttgaaaaagaaggCTTTTCAGTGCGAGTCTTGTGGACGGAATTATTCCCGCGCCTCCGCTCTGGATGCACACCGTCGTTGTCACGAGGAAAAGTTAGTCAAGTCACGAAACAGGAATTCAGGAGAATCACTCCACCACGAGGAGTCAATAGTTGAAGCCAAGCCTCAGAAAAGTCAGGCAGAGGATGCTCCTGAAAAACTTTTTAAGTGTACATGCGGCAAAGCCTTTGCTGCTCTGTATCGCCTGAAAGCGCATCAGCGATTCAGCCACAACAGCCAGTGCGCTCCAGtagaagtgaaagaaaaaacaaagcaaaaccaaGAGAGCGAGTTTAACTGTAGTGAGTGTAAAAAGTCTTTCAATGGCCACATCGCCCTCTTCAACCACCAGCGATGGCATGCTAATCACTCAAAAGACAATGCAAAAAGATTTCCATGTGAGGAATGTGGAAAAGAATTTATGACACTAACGTTCTACTACAGGCATCAGCGTATGGTGCACAGTGATGAGACCCCAGCAAAGTCATTTCTTCATCAAGTGTGTCAGCTCCAGAAGAAGGCATTTGAATGTAAGGATTGTGGGCTCAAGTTTTCCAGGGCTTCAGCACTTCACTCCCATCAGCTTCATCACACAGATGTTTTTGGAGAAACTGAGAAGGAGGCCCAAATGCGCTCCTCTCTCCTacctcaacaaaaaaatccagagagtgagagaaaagagactgTGAACTGGGTGGTAAATGTGGAATCGGAGAGGCTGCTTCTTACCGGTGTTACTGATGAAGACTCACAAATAAATGAGACTGATGAAGACATGGAGAGTTATGAGCCTGGGGACTTCAATGTTCAGGTGATAAGTGCAAGTGAATCTGAGGACGAGTCTTTCCAAGACCCCAACTCTGATCTCGAGCTGCTCTGTGAATCTGATCTGGAAGTAAGAGTCGATGGCGACACTGGAGCTTCCCCCAGTGGTCTTGTTTCAAAATCAGAGATGGACTTGAAAATTGTACAAGTTGACTTTGAGCAGCCCGATGAGCTGATAGAGAAGGAGGCTGTGAATGAAACCACACAGGAAAGATTTGATTGTCCAGAGTGTTACCGTTGGTTTTCTCGCGCTTCATCACTGCGCGTTCACAGAATGTGGCATCGCGTTCATAGGAAAAGACGACAAACTCAAG CCAAGCAGTGCAGCATTGAGTGTAAGGATTGTGGACTGAAGTTTACCCACTGGGAAGTGTTCAAGACTCATCTGCACCAGCACTCGCtcgaagaagaggaagtggaggaggaggaggaggaagaagaagacgctCAGACAGGAGACAAGACGTATCCTGCAGCAGAGCTTCTCCCTGAGAGAGAGGACCAGGGTGAAAAAGGAGATGACGACATGGATGGTGCTGCCGATTGGTGCGACACCAGCAGTCCATCGCAAACAGAACCCTTGGATTTTACTCAAAGTGCCAGAGTTGCCGCAATTAAGCAGAAGCTGCGGAAAGTTTACGCTTGTTTGATCTGTGGGAAGGTTTACACGTACCTGGTGTCATTCCAAAAACACCAAGAGCAACATGGCACAAAGTCCTCTACGGCAAAGAGTCAGAGCATCCAGAATTTGCATAAATACGAGTGCCCGTACTGTGGGATGTCGTTCATCAGGCGGACGCGGCTGATTGGTCACCTGAGAGTGCACTTGTCGCACAGACCTTCCAAAGCCAAACTTCCCAGATGTGATCAGTGTAACAAGGACTTCACCTCCATAAAGTCATGGATGATTCACGCCGATCGCCACCGAGAGAAACCGTTTTGGTGTTTAAGTTGTGCCAAAGGCTTCGTGGATGAAGCGTCACTGGATAAACACCTGCAGAGTCACAGTCTGCGGCAGCACAAGTGTGACCTCTGCAGCAAGAGTTTCCAAATGTCCTCGCAGCTTATGAATCACTACAACTCCCACACAGGAGCGAAGCCCTACCAGTGCTCATTGTGTGGGAAGAACTTTTCCCACTCTGGAAATATAATTACACATCAGAAGAAGCACGTCAGAGTGTTTGTTGGGTCCAGTGGGCGGCCACTGGGGATCAAGAATGCGCTAACCTTAAAGAAgcgagtgaagaagaagaataaagctGCTCTCACGAGTGTCACAGAGGAAGAGCTGctggaaaagaaagacagagtgCAGGGAAATGAAAATCCAAGTGAGCACAACGAGTTGGGGGACCGTGTGAACTCTGACGACTCAGATTGCGGAGAGCCTTTACATAACTTATCTGGCTCGGCCGGATCTGATCTCCCCGATCAGTCCAAATCAGAAACTGTGCCAACACAAGCGAGACAGGAGCGGGATGAGAGCGAGTCGCGGGAAACAAATGGGCACAGAGATCACAAGTACTGGGAGTGGGAGTGTTTTGAATGTGATATGGGCTTCGATGATGTTGCGAAGCTGCATTTGCATTATATAAAACATGCTACCGGGGAGCTCCCTTTCCCACAAGCTGATACTGAGTGCTGA